One window from the genome of Candidatus Omnitrophota bacterium encodes:
- a CDS encoding HEPN domain-containing protein, with translation MDYSDLVKENKLKKEPDIGFDQVERLLKRSRKDLTTARQLIGKDEELAVAAIYDAMFHAANALIRMQGYRPGTVRQHIGVIEAVNRTLGKNAENLIIKFDNMRVARNKFEYQAILDMSKAQLDKALQDAEELAKMIAKHIFRQNPQRQFDF, from the coding sequence ATGGATTACAGTGATTTAGTGAAAGAAAACAAGCTTAAAAAGGAACCGGATATAGGTTTTGACCAAGTCGAGAGACTGCTTAAGCGCAGCAGGAAGGATTTGACCACGGCACGGCAACTTATCGGGAAAGATGAAGAGCTTGCAGTCGCGGCAATTTATGACGCAATGTTTCATGCGGCCAATGCGTTGATACGTATGCAGGGGTATAGGCCCGGAACGGTACGGCAGCATATAGGCGTAATTGAAGCTGTCAATAGGACACTCGGCAAGAATGCCGAAAATCTGATAATTAAATTCGACAATATGAGAGTTGCCCGAAATAAGTTTGAATATCAGGCAATATTAGATATGTCAAAGGCGCAATTAGACAAGGCACTGCAGGATGCCGAAGAATTGGCTAAAATGATTGCAAAGCATATTTTTAGGCAAAACCCGCAAAGGCAATTTGATTTTTAG
- a CDS encoding transposase: MYQPNLIFTKDTNLTYLRQLELVFSCLDIPDKNYHTGRPPYPVSSMINALVFKNLRGLSNLVDLTRELNCYPALTQACGFKSFPSKERFSHFLKYTPNELLRRIKENLIKELMLVGEIKAEYLSTDSCPVKSPVKENNLKTNVKDRFDKNKLPKTDKEARLGAYVVYPSGKKIQFFWGYRNHIVNDAVSELPLAEITKPANVHEATLLISQLEYLKDAFKISPKAVIADSAFDSSTIIEHIVKELKAKPVIAKNPRGGANPNIRLSSKGTPICQAGFEMISCGKFYDKEQNRMRHKFACPIKMSKKFARKTGWFCPWNHPKFFSNRYGCTINLRIDVDTSIRQNIDYGSQTFKKLYNLRTSSERIFARLLMFAMQRCSVKGLNATANLCSLAHISVLAVALAAVKSGGSHKLRFIKSFFTV, translated from the coding sequence GATACAAATCTGACCTACTTAAGGCAACTTGAGCTTGTATTCTCTTGTCTGGATATCCCGGACAAGAACTATCACACGGGACGGCCGCCATATCCAGTCTCGTCTATGATTAACGCCCTTGTATTCAAGAATCTAAGAGGTCTTTCTAACCTGGTTGACCTTACAAGAGAATTAAACTGTTATCCCGCGCTTACCCAAGCATGCGGATTTAAATCTTTTCCTTCCAAAGAACGATTCTCGCACTTCTTAAAATACACGCCTAATGAATTACTCCGGCGTATCAAAGAAAACCTCATCAAAGAATTAATGCTCGTCGGTGAAATAAAGGCGGAATATTTATCTACCGATTCCTGCCCGGTCAAATCGCCGGTAAAAGAGAATAACTTAAAGACCAATGTAAAAGACCGGTTTGATAAGAATAAACTCCCTAAAACCGATAAAGAAGCGCGTTTAGGCGCTTATGTCGTCTATCCAAGCGGTAAAAAGATCCAATTCTTCTGGGGTTACCGCAATCATATAGTCAACGACGCTGTGTCCGAGCTGCCTTTAGCCGAAATTACCAAACCGGCTAATGTTCACGAAGCGACTCTACTCATCTCACAGCTTGAATATCTCAAAGATGCTTTTAAGATATCGCCGAAAGCGGTTATCGCTGATTCCGCATTCGACTCATCCACCATCATTGAACATATAGTCAAAGAGCTAAAAGCCAAGCCCGTTATCGCCAAAAATCCCAGAGGAGGCGCTAATCCCAATATTAGGCTCTCATCCAAAGGCACGCCTATATGTCAGGCTGGATTCGAGATGATATCCTGCGGTAAATTCTATGACAAAGAACAAAATCGCATGAGGCACAAATTCGCTTGCCCTATCAAAATGAGTAAGAAATTCGCTCGTAAGACCGGGTGGTTCTGCCCTTGGAACCATCCCAAATTCTTCAGTAATCGATATGGCTGCACTATTAATTTACGAATAGACGTTGATACGTCCATACGGCAAAACATCGATTATGGCTCTCAAACCTTCAAAAAACTGTATAATCTCCGGACATCCTCGGAGAGAATATTCGCACGCCTCTTAATGTTCGCTATGCAACGATGCTCGGTAAAGGGCTTAAACGCTACGGCCAATCTATGTTCACTGGCGCATATATCGGTATTGGCTGTAGCCCTGGCTGCTGTAAAATCCGGTGGTAGTCATAAGTTGCGCTTTATCAAGTCCTTCTTCACTGTTTAA
- a CDS encoding EpsI family protein: MTGDVTMNENIGFTIIVVLLLAASAISLNMFFKERSAHDFLDINTFPHKLGEWSGADETVTEKEYKILETRNLIVRDYTNPKGWILNLFIVYSETNRSVFHPPEVCFLGGGISIVDKKIERVKDGGYNFTANKMYTEKGEFKQIVLYTYKAGKLYTSNFYLQQAYLAIGQLFGKNTPGATIRVSMPVIGSEEDTVVALKKFLVEVVNEIASLRSQ, encoded by the coding sequence ATGACAGGGGATGTTACAATGAACGAAAATATCGGTTTCACAATTATAGTAGTCTTACTTTTAGCGGCGAGTGCGATTTCGCTGAACATGTTTTTCAAAGAACGTTCGGCGCATGATTTCCTTGATATAAATACTTTTCCGCATAAATTAGGCGAGTGGTCCGGGGCCGATGAGACCGTAACGGAAAAAGAGTACAAGATCCTCGAGACGCGCAATCTTATAGTGCGCGACTATACGAACCCGAAAGGGTGGATACTAAATCTCTTTATCGTATATTCCGAAACAAACCGCTCAGTTTTTCATCCTCCGGAAGTATGCTTCCTTGGCGGCGGTATATCCATAGTGGATAAAAAAATTGAGCGCGTTAAGGACGGCGGCTACAATTTTACGGCTAATAAGATGTACACCGAAAAGGGCGAGTTTAAACAAATAGTCCTTTACACCTATAAAGCAGGCAAACTTTACACCAGCAATTTCTATCTGCAGCAGGCGTACCTTGCCATAGGCCAGCTCTTCGGCAAAAACACGCCCGGCGCGACCATACGCGTATCTATGCCGGTCATAGGTAGTGAGGAAGATACGGTCGTTGCGCTTAAGAAGTTCCTTGTTGAAGTAGTGAATGAGATTGCTTCGCTTCGCTCGCAATGA
- a CDS encoding sugar transferase: MKQKRLLAIEYSFIILTIVAIVLCITSYSYAQNKQTPYPVAPEPGSIALITTGLLGWIIQFARRRFAEFKRCFDILVSAFGIAVSLPVVGLTAAFIKAVSPGPAFFKQERVGLNGKTFQIYKLRTMVPDAEKSSGAVWAQEDDPRLIRFGKFIRKAHLDELPQLVNVLHGEMSIVGPRPERPVFVEQLKREIPDYTKRLNVKPGITGLAQVFHKYDETIKDVKKKVKYDLLYIREMCLMVDIRILLRTIVVSLQGKGAR, encoded by the coding sequence ATGAAGCAGAAAAGACTTTTAGCTATAGAGTATTCGTTTATTATCCTGACCATAGTTGCAATCGTTTTGTGCATCACCAGCTATTCCTATGCGCAGAATAAACAGACGCCTTATCCGGTAGCCCCGGAGCCGGGCAGTATTGCGCTTATTACTACGGGACTATTGGGATGGATAATCCAGTTTGCGCGAAGGCGCTTCGCGGAATTCAAGAGGTGTTTCGATATTCTCGTAAGCGCATTTGGCATAGCAGTTTCCCTGCCTGTTGTTGGCCTTACCGCCGCTTTCATCAAAGCTGTGTCCCCCGGACCGGCATTTTTTAAGCAGGAGAGGGTAGGCCTGAACGGAAAGACATTCCAGATATATAAACTCCGCACCATGGTTCCCGATGCCGAAAAGTCAAGCGGCGCAGTATGGGCGCAGGAGGATGACCCGCGGCTTATCAGATTTGGCAAATTCATACGCAAGGCGCATCTTGATGAATTACCCCAGCTTGTTAATGTGCTACACGGAGAAATGAGTATAGTGGGGCCAAGGCCTGAGCGGCCGGTTTTTGTGGAACAACTGAAAAGAGAGATCCCGGATTATACCAAGCGGCTCAATGTAAAGCCCGGCATAACGGGCCTGGCGCAGGTCTTTCATAAATATGATGAGACCATAAAAGATGTTAAGAAAAAAGTTAAATATGACCTTCTCTATATAAGAGAGATGTGTTTAATGGTAGATATAAGGATACTTTTAAGAACAATCGTGGTTTCCTTACAAGGGAAAGGGGCAAGGTAA
- a CDS encoding C1 family peptidase, with amino-acid sequence MKLKRTYGWVPDIPDGRDYLYRAIKPVIRLTKKVDLRSLCSAVEDQGNLGSCTAQALAGNLEFIDNKIDSIYTDVSRLFIYYNERVLIDTVDYDSGASLRDGIKSLKNSGVCEEALWPYTIEKFDEKPPAKCYKDAQEHRIEAYYRIESLSEMLACLTDGYPFVFGFTVYESFETGQVAKTGKANMPKKDESALGGHAVMAVGYNQSEKRFLVRNSWGTGWGMGGYFTMPFKYLETLAEDFWTVRK; translated from the coding sequence ATGAAACTTAAACGTACATATGGATGGGTGCCGGACATACCGGACGGCAGGGATTATCTTTATCGCGCCATAAAGCCCGTTATACGGCTGACGAAAAAGGTGGATTTAAGGAGCCTTTGCTCTGCGGTCGAAGACCAGGGTAATCTTGGCAGCTGCACGGCGCAGGCGCTTGCCGGCAATTTGGAATTTATTGATAATAAAATAGACTCGATATATACCGACGTGAGCAGGCTCTTTATTTATTATAATGAAAGGGTGTTGATAGATACAGTCGATTATGATTCCGGCGCGTCATTGCGTGACGGTATTAAATCCCTTAAGAACTCTGGAGTTTGCGAAGAGGCCCTATGGCCTTATACAATAGAAAAATTTGATGAAAAGCCTCCCGCAAAGTGTTATAAAGACGCGCAGGAACACAGGATCGAGGCCTATTATCGTATAGAATCTTTAAGCGAAATGCTCGCGTGCCTTACCGACGGCTATCCATTTGTATTTGGATTTACGGTGTACGAAAGCTTTGAAACAGGGCAGGTCGCGAAGACAGGTAAAGCGAATATGCCGAAAAAGGACGAATCAGCGCTTGGCGGACATGCGGTAATGGCGGTGGGGTACAATCAAAGCGAGAAGCGATTTTTGGTGCGTAATTCATGGGGAACGGGCTGGGGCATGGGCGGATATTTTACAATGCCGTTCAAGTATTTAGAAACGCTGGCAGAGGATTTTTGGACGGTAAGAAAATAG
- a CDS encoding PEP-CTERM sorting domain-containing protein (PEP-CTERM proteins occur, often in large numbers, in the proteomes of bacteria that also encode an exosortase, a predicted intramembrane cysteine proteinase. The presence of a PEP-CTERM domain at a protein's C-terminus predicts cleavage within the sorting domain, followed by covalent anchoring to some some component of the (usually Gram-negative) cell surface. Many PEP-CTERM proteins exhibit an unusual sequence composition that includes large numbers of potential glycosylation sites. Expression of one such protein has been shown restore the ability of a bacterium to form floc, a type of biofilm.) yields MKKSLFCLMLIASLILLNTEASAYLPDFGFEGGNWGGWASQGSENAVLGLDVFPKDDDSSMTVLPYYGSYMARVNSYDGESDLYPPDAPFYVFNNFITQTFEWGGEDMSFWYNYFTWDYGEWDEGQFYPYDDPGFSVWLDGSEIWSWSASSLDDEGGIDNAVDSTGWQQFTFTADNFRGLYYEEGSEIALWIYAGNTGDDEVPSWVYIDGERNVIPEPMTMSLLGLGILGLAGFRRKK; encoded by the coding sequence GTGAAAAAATCATTATTTTGTTTAATGCTTATAGCATCGCTTATCTTGCTAAACACCGAAGCAAGTGCGTATCTACCCGATTTCGGATTTGAAGGCGGTAATTGGGGTGGCTGGGCGTCGCAGGGGAGCGAAAATGCGGTATTGGGGCTTGATGTTTTTCCTAAAGACGATGATTCATCCATGACCGTGTTGCCGTATTATGGCAGCTACATGGCGAGGGTTAATTCTTATGACGGAGAAAGCGACTTGTACCCGCCAGATGCGCCGTTTTATGTTTTTAACAACTTTATAACCCAAACTTTTGAGTGGGGCGGCGAAGATATGTCATTCTGGTATAACTATTTTACATGGGATTATGGAGAGTGGGATGAGGGGCAGTTTTATCCATATGATGATCCTGGCTTTAGCGTATGGTTAGATGGTAGTGAAATCTGGAGCTGGAGCGCAAGCAGCCTGGATGACGAAGGCGGAATTGACAACGCAGTGGACTCTACGGGCTGGCAGCAATTTACTTTTACTGCGGACAATTTCCGCGGTTTGTACTATGAAGAAGGTAGCGAAATAGCACTTTGGATTTATGCAGGTAACACCGGAGATGATGAAGTGCCTTCGTGGGTATATATAGATGGCGAAAGAAACGTCATCCCCGAGCCAATGACCATGTCGCTTTTGGGGCTGGGGATTTTAGGATTAGCAGGATTTAGAAGGAAAAAGTAG
- a CDS encoding nucleotidyltransferase — protein sequence MDFALIFKFLIENLTRKKIDFALIGGFALQAVGVTRTTRDIDLLILSENSPEIKNLMLKHGYQLLHESEDVMNFAGKKFELGRVDFLLAHRKYSIEMLKRADDKPVFGGKFKIKVLKIEDQIGLKVQASSNDSKRLYQDMADVRKLLYDNYPKLDMDLIREYFALFGREKELDDITREVKDVK from the coding sequence ATGGACTTTGCGTTGATATTCAAATTTCTAATAGAGAACCTTACGCGCAAAAAAATAGACTTTGCGCTTATAGGAGGATTTGCTCTACAGGCGGTTGGCGTTACCAGAACGACACGTGATATAGATTTGCTTATTTTGAGCGAAAATTCTCCGGAGATTAAAAATCTCATGCTTAAACATGGATACCAACTTTTACACGAGAGTGAAGATGTAATGAATTTTGCAGGCAAAAAATTTGAATTAGGTAGAGTAGATTTTTTATTAGCCCATAGAAAATACTCTATCGAAATGCTGAAGAGAGCTGATGATAAACCGGTTTTCGGCGGAAAATTTAAAATAAAGGTCCTGAAGATAGAAGATCAGATAGGCCTTAAGGTGCAGGCAAGTTCAAACGATTCTAAACGTCTATATCAGGATATGGCGGACGTGCGGAAACTTCTTTATGATAATTACCCGAAGCTTGACATGGATCTTATAAGGGAATATTTTGCGCTTTTTGGCAGAGAAAAAGAATTAGACGATATTACAAGGGAAGTGAAAGATGTTAAGTAG
- a CDS encoding PEP-CTERM sorting domain-containing protein: protein MHRRIGKSIMLFVTLVMSLLVFENTACALIFAGDTANSTEQLGNFTATLTYTPINSTSATLSLSLLNTSSVANGGFITGFVFNNPQGLITNASITSSNFPTLILLGLSNNTISASPFGGFDLGAAIGGNFLGGGSPNSGIGVGQTGAFTYFLTGVNLNTSSETNFMNELSYDGNPSHFFAARFRGFNDGGSDKVPGDPPDGTIPEPMTMSLLGLGILGFKLTRRKR from the coding sequence ATGCATAGAAGAATTGGAAAGAGTATAATGTTATTCGTTACCTTGGTAATGTCTTTATTAGTTTTCGAAAATACAGCATGTGCCCTTATATTTGCAGGAGACACAGCAAATTCAACCGAACAACTCGGTAACTTTACCGCGACTTTAACCTATACGCCGATCAACAGTACGTCCGCTACGCTTTCACTTTCCCTGCTTAATACAAGCAGTGTGGCTAATGGTGGCTTCATCACAGGGTTTGTTTTTAATAATCCCCAAGGCCTTATAACCAATGCCTCAATTACGAGCAGTAATTTTCCTACGTTAATTCTTCTTGGTCTATCCAACAACACCATAAGCGCATCGCCTTTTGGAGGGTTTGACCTTGGTGCTGCTATAGGCGGAAATTTCCTTGGCGGAGGCAGCCCTAACTCAGGCATAGGAGTCGGCCAGACAGGCGCGTTTACGTACTTTTTGACCGGCGTAAATCTTAATACATCGAGCGAAACAAATTTCATGAATGAATTATCTTATGACGGTAATCCGTCTCATTTTTTCGCGGCACGTTTCAGAGGATTCAATGACGGCGGCAGCGATAAAGTTCCCGGCGATCCACCAGACGGTACGATTCCCGAGCCGATGACGATGTCGCTTTTAGGACTGGGGATTTTGGGGTTTAAATTAACAAGGAGGAAAAGGTGA
- a CDS encoding nucleotidyltransferase domain-containing protein, with protein sequence MIDFTGITKSEVRKKVLRYFFTHTEANLYLREIAAILKVDPGNLSKELSRLGKEGVFKSAERGKQKYFSLNERYPLFSELKSIIFKSVGVEGTLKEMLRNIKSIRCAFIYGSYAKGSEKPSSDIDLVVIIDKDKFKAGVFEKKMYELGTKLSREINYSYYPVDEWHDKIKKDSSFIKNILKQDKIMLVGDINGLQ encoded by the coding sequence ATGATTGATTTTACGGGTATTACGAAATCGGAGGTAAGAAAAAAAGTATTGCGATATTTCTTCACGCATACCGAGGCAAACCTCTATTTGCGAGAAATAGCAGCTATTTTAAAAGTCGATCCTGGTAATCTGTCGAAGGAGCTTTCTAGGCTCGGAAAAGAGGGTGTTTTTAAGTCTGCTGAAAGGGGAAAGCAAAAATATTTTTCGCTAAATGAGCGTTATCCGCTTTTTAGCGAGTTAAAATCAATAATATTCAAAAGTGTAGGCGTAGAAGGTACTCTCAAAGAGATGCTTAGGAATATTAAAAGCATTCGTTGCGCCTTTATTTACGGTTCGTATGCTAAAGGAAGCGAAAAACCGTCTTCGGATATCGATTTAGTTGTAATAATCGATAAGGACAAATTCAAAGCAGGCGTTTTTGAAAAGAAGATGTACGAACTCGGCACGAAATTATCACGAGAAATAAATTATTCATATTATCCGGTGGATGAGTGGCATGACAAGATAAAAAAAGATAGCAGCTTCATTAAAAATATTTTGAAACAGGATAAGATAATGCTGGTGGGGGATATAAATGGATTACAGTGA
- a CDS encoding exosortase/archaeosortase family protein, translating into MEKKTNLIKFISCAVLLLIAYLPTINWMVGRWNAEDSYYSHGFLIPLISIFLAWQRKDKIKDVLIKSDARGLWLIIAGLLVHIACAALRVGFLSGFSLIFVIYGLVLFFFGVEMARLMRFPIFFLLTMVPLPLVLVSNLTVKLKLFAAQCATFILNHIGFPSVRDGSMIRMPNSVILVEAPCSGLRSLISLLTLGLLFAYMLKASFIKKGILLLSAIPLAVATNMLRIIMLGTVNDLYGEKAAFGFFHDFSGFLVFALAFAGMLWMYKILENR; encoded by the coding sequence ATGGAGAAAAAAACAAATCTAATAAAATTCATATCATGCGCAGTACTTTTATTGATAGCCTATCTACCGACTATAAACTGGATGGTCGGGCGGTGGAACGCGGAGGATTCTTACTATAGCCACGGGTTTCTTATTCCTTTGATATCGATTTTTCTTGCCTGGCAGAGGAAAGATAAGATCAAGGATGTGCTCATAAAAAGCGATGCGAGAGGGCTTTGGCTTATAATCGCAGGGCTTCTTGTGCACATTGCCTGCGCGGCTCTAAGAGTAGGTTTTCTTTCAGGTTTCTCACTCATTTTTGTTATATACGGCCTTGTATTGTTCTTTTTTGGTGTCGAGATGGCGCGGCTTATGAGATTTCCTATATTTTTCCTGCTTACAATGGTGCCGCTTCCTTTGGTGCTTGTCAGTAATTTGACGGTCAAGCTTAAGCTCTTTGCGGCGCAATGCGCCACTTTTATACTTAATCATATCGGATTTCCATCGGTAAGAGACGGCAGTATGATAAGGATGCCAAATTCAGTCATTCTCGTTGAGGCGCCGTGCAGCGGCCTGCGGTCGTTAATATCGCTTTTGACATTGGGGCTCCTTTTTGCATACATGCTTAAGGCGTCTTTTATAAAGAAGGGCATACTGCTTTTATCGGCCATTCCGCTTGCCGTAGCGACTAATATGCTGCGGATAATAATGCTCGGTACCGTTAATGATCTATACGGCGAAAAAGCGGCATTCGGGTTTTTCCACGATTTTTCCGGGTTTTTAGTCTTTGCCTTGGCGTTTGCGGGGATGTTGTGGATGTATAAAATATTGGAGAATAGGTGA
- a CDS encoding NAD(P)-dependent oxidoreductase, with protein sequence MKILLIGSEGFIGRFLRRKLAEKGHNVMGMDMNGLARDRQFTKGNVTNINDIMKAAAGVDLIINLAAEHHDFGVKEEEFFEVNTKGMQNVLDCATKLGIKKILFYSTAAVYGPHAECVSESTVPTPVSPYGKSKLEAEKLIHDWAGADKAREAAIIRPVVVFGPENYANMYNLIDTIHRKRFFFVGKGENIKSVAYVENLADATIFLLEHMKPGVEVCNYSDYPQMNIRETAETIYKCLLRDIPKVNIPLGPALAAASIFDILGKITGYNFPITAFRIKKFNTQTYFASDRIRELGFKQRITPADGLKNMVEWYLKRLREVANGVEN encoded by the coding sequence ATGAAAATACTATTAATAGGCAGTGAAGGATTCATAGGAAGATTCTTGAGGCGAAAGCTTGCCGAAAAGGGCCATAATGTTATGGGTATGGATATGAATGGACTAGCCAGGGATCGCCAATTCACCAAAGGAAACGTCACTAATATAAATGACATTATGAAAGCGGCGGCGGGGGTTGATCTCATAATAAACCTGGCTGCTGAGCATCATGATTTTGGGGTGAAAGAAGAGGAGTTTTTTGAAGTAAATACCAAAGGCATGCAGAATGTCCTGGATTGCGCAACCAAGCTTGGGATAAAAAAGATCTTATTCTATAGCACTGCGGCCGTATATGGCCCGCATGCGGAGTGCGTAAGCGAAAGCACGGTTCCTACCCCGGTGTCGCCGTACGGCAAATCTAAGCTTGAAGCCGAGAAGCTAATACATGATTGGGCCGGGGCCGATAAGGCGCGCGAAGCCGCAATAATAAGGCCGGTTGTCGTATTCGGGCCGGAAAACTATGCCAACATGTATAATCTTATAGACACTATACATAGGAAGAGGTTCTTTTTTGTGGGGAAGGGCGAAAACATAAAGTCAGTGGCTTACGTGGAGAACCTGGCAGATGCCACTATATTCCTTCTTGAGCATATGAAACCGGGCGTAGAGGTGTGTAATTATTCCGATTATCCGCAGATGAATATAAGAGAGACCGCAGAGACCATATATAAATGCTTATTGCGCGATATACCGAAGGTAAATATACCATTAGGCCCCGCGCTCGCGGCCGCAAGTATATTTGACATTTTAGGCAAGATCACAGGATATAACTTTCCGATAACGGCTTTTAGAATAAAGAAATTTAACACACAAACTTATTTTGCTTCGGATAGGATAAGAGAGCTGGGTTTTAAGCAGCGCATAACTCCGGCCGACGGGTTGAAGAATATGGTTGAGTGGTATTTGAAGAGGTTGCGTGAGGTTGCGAATGGTGTGGAAAATTAA